The genome window TTTCACTTAAAAAACAAACTTATAATAATTCAAATTATAACAGATTAGCCACTAGTTATACTAAGTCCCTTATCTAGATTATCCTTTTCTACTACAAAGACCCATCTATCGTGTATGTGAGCGTAATCCTTCGGAGAGGGAATTGTTATTACATATACAAAAGGATGCTCATAACTTTTTACCAATAAACCCATAATAAATTCATTATCTTTTAATTCAAACCAATGCGAGTTCCCATTAGGATCTTTTTCCATATATTTATAAGCTGGTATATAGACTTTCTCAGGATTAAACCTATTCCAATAGCCACTTTTAATGCTTTCAATTTTTGCCCAGCCTGTTTTAGGAAATATTAAGTCACTAAATTCTGACTCGCCCCTAATGCCCCAAAAGGCTTTATTTGTAACCCCTTTACTATCAATATAATATATTGTTGAATAGGGAACGGGAAAATAAACTCTTATTAATTCGTCTTTATTATTAAATATTAATCCACCACACATCTATCTTTAACCTTAAAAATACACTAAATTATAATTAACAATATAAACTATGATACTATCAAAAGATCTTTTGTTGATTTTGTCAATATATTTGCGCCTTTATTGGTAATTAAGATATCATCCTCTATACGAACGCCTAATTCCTCTGGTAGATATATACCTGGTTCAACAGTAAAAACCATACCCTCTAAAACATTTTCATTATTATTTAAAGATATAACAGGTGCTTCATGAACATCTAAACCAATACCATGGCCAGTTCTATGAATAAAATAATCTCCATAGCCATGATTTGATATAATATCACGTGCAGCTTTATCAATTATGGATATTTCATTATTGAGCTTTATAGCATCAATTGCCTTTTCGTTAGCTTCTTTCACAATATTATAAATATTTTTTACTTTCTCAGGAGGTTCGCCACAAAAAATCGTTCTTGTGATATCAGAACAATAATTTTTATAAATTGCGCCAAAGTCTATAACCAAAGAATCTCCTTCATTAAAGGTTCTCTCACCTGGTTTATGATGAGGGTTAGCGGCATTCTCAGAAACAGCTACGATAGTCTCGAAAGAATAATTCTCAGCACCTAAGGATTTCATAATATATTCGATCAATGCTGCAATCTCTCTTTCACATTTACCTTTTAAGGGCTCCTTAACTAATCTTT of Deferribacterota bacterium contains these proteins:
- a CDS encoding aminopeptidase P family protein, with translation MMIDKLAERRRKKIINRLGNNIDYILLLPGKNLYYLTGIDLNISLDRPFVYILDTSDAKSYIIAPKLHEAEIDKNMFSDCKFYTDLEDPFDIISSFFKANSSIAVEKNIPLYIYDNISKKANLETITYIDSIISDERKIKDNIEISNILKAVYIVDETFERLVKEPLKGKCEREIAALIEYIMKSLGAENYSFETIVAVSENAANPHHKPGERTFNEGDSLVIDFGAIYKNYCSDITRTIFCGEPPEKVKNIYNIVKEANEKAIDAIKLNNEISIIDKAARDIISNHGYGDYFIHRTGHGIGLDVHEAPVISLNNNENVLEGMVFTVEPGIYLPEELGVRIEDDILITNKGANILTKSTKDLLIVS